A window of Aliarcobacter trophiarum LMG 25534 contains these coding sequences:
- the rplC gene encoding 50S ribosomal protein L3: MEFIVQKIGMSRTVSVPSTAVTLLKVIDTKVCQVTDGVALVSYSSGKKFNKAIEGQQKKYNLSKEFNRFATITVANSEAGDLDVAGLGEAKIVKTTFKTKGRGFSGVVKRWNFAGGRSSHGHRMGKRTGSIGNCEFPGRVQPGKKMPGQYGNTNVSVKNEVLSFDAEAGVLVLKGSVSGPNGSLGKVKVAK; this comes from the coding sequence ATGGAATTTATAGTTCAAAAAATCGGTATGAGTAGAACAGTATCTGTTCCTAGTACAGCGGTTACACTTTTAAAAGTTATTGATACAAAAGTATGTCAAGTAACTGATGGTGTAGCACTAGTTTCTTATAGTAGCGGTAAAAAATTCAACAAAGCTATTGAGGGACAACAAAAAAAATATAACCTATCTAAAGAGTTTAACAGATTTGCAACAATTACTGTAGCAAATAGTGAAGCTGGAGATTTAGATGTTGCTGGTTTAGGTGAAGCAAAAATCGTTAAAACAACTTTTAAAACAAAAGGTAGAGGTTTCTCTGGAGTTGTAAAAAGATGGAATTTTGCTGGTGGAAGAAGTTCTCACGGACATAGAATGGGTAAGAGAACAGGTTCAATTGGTAACTGTGAGTTCCCAGGAAGAGTTCAACCAGGTAAAAAAATGCCAGGACAATACGGAAATACAAATGTATCTGTAAAAAATGAAGTTTTATCATTTGATGCGGAAGCTGGAGTTTTAGTTCTTAAAGGTTCAGTATCTGGTCCAAATGGTTCATTAGGAAAAGTAAAGGTTGCTAAATGA
- the rplD gene encoding 50S ribosomal protein L4: MSKAIVLNTKFENSGELVLPANYEEINKHNLYLYVKSYLSSLRANTASAKTRAQVSGGGKKPKAQKGSGAARWGSKRSPLFVGGGVTFGPTKRNYEQKVNKKQKALALKYALNAQAQNGSLFAVDSIKLESGKTKDAVAVLSKLNKRDTLIVVDTIDEKTYLAFRNIKNCYMIEKQEVNAYLIAVYHSVLIEKSVLEALTKEA, encoded by the coding sequence ATGAGTAAAGCAATAGTATTAAATACAAAATTTGAAAATAGTGGTGAATTAGTTTTACCTGCAAATTATGAAGAGATAAATAAACACAATTTATACTTATATGTAAAATCGTATTTATCATCTTTAAGAGCAAATACTGCTAGTGCAAAAACTAGAGCACAAGTAAGTGGTGGTGGTAAAAAACCAAAAGCACAAAAAGGTAGTGGAGCTGCAAGATGGGGATCTAAAAGATCACCTTTATTTGTTGGCGGTGGAGTTACTTTTGGTCCTACTAAAAGAAACTACGAGCAAAAAGTAAATAAAAAACAAAAAGCTCTTGCACTTAAATATGCTTTAAATGCACAAGCTCAAAATGGTTCACTTTTTGCAGTTGATTCAATTAAATTAGAATCAGGTAAAACTAAAGATGCGGTTGCAGTTTTAAGTAAACTAAACAAAAGAGATACATTAATTGTTGTTGATACAATTGATGAAAAAACTTATTTAGCGTTTAGAAATATTAAAAACTGTTATATGATTGAAAAGCAAGAAGTAAATGCATACTTAATTGCTGTATATCACTCTGTACTAATTGAAAAATCAGTACTAGAAGCATTAACAAAAGAGGCTTAA
- a CDS encoding 50S ribosomal protein L23, which translates to MADITDIKSILYTEKTIELQENGVIVVQTSPRMTKTGLKEVFKEYFGVVPTKINSLRQDGKVKRFRGKLGKRVDFKKFYVTLPEGAAIANLSA; encoded by the coding sequence ATGGCAGATATTACAGATATTAAATCAATTTTATATACAGAAAAAACAATTGAGCTTCAAGAAAATGGTGTAATCGTTGTTCAAACTAGTCCTAGAATGACTAAAACAGGTTTAAAAGAGGTTTTCAAAGAGTATTTTGGAGTAGTTCCTACAAAAATTAACTCTTTAAGACAAGATGGAAAAGTTAAAAGATTTAGAGGTAAACTTGGAAAAAGAGTTGATTTCAAAAAATTCTATGTAACACTACCAGAAGGCGCAGCAATTGCGAACCTTTCAGCATAA
- the rplB gene encoding 50S ribosomal protein L2 produces the protein MSIKKFRPITPARRFMSVIDSSDITSKPTVRSLLVRVKANAGRNNNGRITSRHKEAGAKKLYRIIDFKRDKFNVVGTIATVEYDPYRNCRISLVSYADGDKRYIIQPSGLKVGDKVESAISGLDILPGNAMQLVSIPVGTMVHNIELKPGKGAQIARSAGGYAQIMGREDKYVILRLPSGEMRKILGVCMATIGVVGNGDYINMVIGKAGRTRHLGIRPQTRGSAMNPIDHPHGGGEGKTNSGRHPVTPWGMPTKGYKTRKKKASDKLIISRKKK, from the coding sequence ATGTCAATTAAAAAATTTAGACCTATAACTCCTGCTAGAAGATTTATGTCAGTTATTGATAGCTCTGATATTACTTCAAAACCAACAGTTAGATCTTTACTTGTAAGAGTAAAAGCAAATGCTGGTAGAAATAATAATGGAAGAATTACTTCAAGACACAAAGAAGCAGGTGCAAAAAAACTATATAGAATTATCGATTTTAAAAGAGATAAATTTAATGTTGTTGGTACTATTGCAACTGTTGAGTATGACCCATATAGAAACTGTAGAATTAGTTTAGTTTCATATGCTGATGGAGATAAAAGATATATTATTCAACCATCTGGTTTAAAAGTTGGAGATAAAGTTGAATCTGCTATATCTGGACTTGATATTTTACCAGGAAATGCTATGCAACTTGTAAGTATTCCTGTTGGAACAATGGTTCACAATATTGAATTAAAACCAGGTAAAGGTGCTCAAATTGCTAGAAGTGCTGGTGGTTATGCACAAATTATGGGAAGAGAAGATAAATATGTTATCTTAAGATTACCATCTGGTGAGATGAGAAAAATCCTTGGAGTTTGTATGGCTACTATAGGTGTAGTTGGAAACGGGGATTATATAAATATGGTAATTGGTAAAGCTGGTAGAACAAGACACTTAGGAATTAGACCTCAAACAAGAGGATCTGCTATGAACCCTATAGATCACCCACACGGTGGAGGGGAAGGTAAAACAAATTCTGGAAGACATCCTGTTACTCCATGGGGTATGCCAACTAAAGGTTATAAAACTAGAAAGAAAAAAGCTAGTGATAAGCTAATCATTTCAAGAAAAAAGAAGTAA
- the rpsS gene encoding 30S ribosomal protein S19 produces the protein MARSIKKGPFVDAHLMKKVVAANSSKDRKPIKTWSRRSTILPDMIGITFNVHNGRNFVPVNVTENHVGYKLGEFAPTRTFKGHKGSVQRKA, from the coding sequence ATGGCAAGATCAATAAAAAAAGGACCTTTTGTAGATGCACACTTAATGAAAAAAGTTGTAGCTGCTAATAGTTCAAAAGATAGAAAACCAATTAAAACATGGTCAAGAAGATCTACAATTCTTCCAGATATGATTGGAATAACATTTAATGTACATAATGGTAGAAACTTTGTTCCTGTAAATGTTACAGAGAACCATGTTGGATATAAATTAGGTGAGTTTGCACCAACTAGAACATTCAAGGGCCATAAAGGTTCTGTTCAAAGAAAGGCATAA
- the rplV gene encoding 50S ribosomal protein L22 — protein MARAILKFIRVSPIKARLIAREVQGMNAEYAIASLQFTPNKAAGIISKVIASAVANSGLDSANAVITSARVDKGPVLKRFTPRARGSASPKHKPTAHIMIEVAAATKGDK, from the coding sequence ATGGCAAGAGCGATATTAAAATTTATTAGAGTTTCTCCTATTAAAGCAAGATTAATTGCTAGAGAAGTTCAAGGGATGAATGCAGAGTATGCAATTGCATCTTTACAATTTACTCCAAACAAAGCTGCTGGAATTATCTCTAAAGTAATAGCTTCTGCTGTTGCAAACTCAGGATTGGACTCAGCAAATGCAGTTATTACAAGTGCAAGAGTAGATAAAGGACCAGTTCTTAAAAGATTTACTCCAAGAGCAAGAGGTTCAGCTTCACCAAAGCATAAACCAACTGCACATATTATGATTGAAGTAGCTGCTGCAACAAAAGGAGACAAGTAA
- the rpsC gene encoding 30S ribosomal protein S3, producing the protein MGQKVNPIGLRLGINRNWESRWFPKFETMPSNVAEDDKIRKFVKKELYYAGIAQTVIERTAKKVRVTVVAARPGIIIGKKGADVEKLKDSLSKLVGKEIAVNIKEERKPQTSALLSAENVAQQLERRVAFRRAMKRVMQNALKGGAKGIKVSVSGRLGGAEMARTEWYLEGRVPLHTLRARIDYGFAEAHTAYGCIGIKVWIFKGEVLAKGIPTEKSETSESKPKRRPAKKRGK; encoded by the coding sequence ATGGGTCAAAAAGTTAATCCAATAGGTTTAAGATTAGGTATCAATAGAAACTGGGAGTCTAGATGGTTTCCAAAATTTGAAACAATGCCTTCAAATGTAGCTGAAGATGACAAAATAAGAAAATTTGTTAAAAAAGAGTTATATTATGCTGGAATTGCTCAAACTGTTATAGAAAGAACTGCAAAAAAAGTAAGAGTTACAGTAGTAGCTGCAAGACCTGGAATTATCATTGGTAAAAAAGGTGCAGATGTTGAAAAACTAAAAGACTCTTTATCTAAACTTGTAGGGAAAGAGATAGCTGTAAATATTAAAGAAGAGAGAAAACCTCAAACTTCTGCACTACTTTCAGCTGAAAATGTTGCACAACAACTAGAAAGAAGAGTTGCATTTCGAAGAGCTATGAAAAGAGTTATGCAAAATGCACTAAAAGGTGGAGCAAAAGGTATTAAAGTATCTGTTTCTGGAAGACTTGGTGGAGCTGAAATGGCTAGAACTGAGTGGTATTTAGAAGGAAGAGTTCCTTTACATACTTTAAGAGCTAGAATTGATTATGGTTTTGCTGAAGCTCATACAGCTTATGGTTGTATTGGTATTAAAGTTTGGATATTCAAAGGTGAAGTTCTTGCAAAAGGAATTCCAACTGAGAAATCTGAAACTTCTGAGTCAAAACCAAAAAGAAGACCAGCAAAGAAAAGAGGTAAATAA
- the rplP gene encoding 50S ribosomal protein L16 produces MLMPKRTKFRKMMKGRNRGEAHRGNSLAYGDFGIKAVEHGRVDSRQIEASRVAMTRKVKRQAKVWIMVFPDKPLTAKPLETRMGKGKGSVDKWVMNIKPGRVCFEMAGVDESLAREALALAMHKLPFKTKFVTRDSENELY; encoded by the coding sequence ATGTTAATGCCTAAAAGAACAAAATTTAGAAAAATGATGAAAGGAAGAAATCGAGGTGAAGCTCATAGAGGTAACTCTTTAGCATACGGAGATTTTGGAATTAAAGCTGTTGAGCATGGAAGAGTAGATTCAAGACAAATTGAAGCATCTAGGGTAGCCATGACAAGAAAAGTAAAAAGACAAGCGAAAGTTTGGATTATGGTATTCCCTGATAAACCACTAACTGCTAAACCACTTGAAACAAGAATGGGTAAAGGTAAAGGAAGTGTTGATAAATGGGTAATGAACATTAAGCCAGGAAGAGTTTGTTTTGAAATGGCTGGAGTAGATGAAAGTTTAGCAAGAGAAGCTTTGGCTTTAGCAATGCACAAACTACCATTTAAAACTAAATTTGTAACAAGAGATAGCGAAAATGAACTATACTGA
- the rpmC gene encoding 50S ribosomal protein L29, translating to MNYTDIKDKSLSELQALLKEKKVLLFELKAKLKTMQLTNTSELRTAKKDIARIQTAITALNAN from the coding sequence ATGAACTATACTGATATTAAAGATAAAAGCTTGAGCGAACTTCAAGCATTATTAAAAGAGAAAAAGGTGCTTCTTTTTGAATTAAAAGCTAAGCTAAAAACTATGCAGCTAACAAATACATCTGAATTAAGAACAGCAAAAAAAGATATTGCTAGAATTCAGACTGCTATTACAGCTCTAAATGCTAACTAA
- the rpsQ gene encoding 30S ribosomal protein S17, which yields MTHKREIQGVVVKRSGDKTASVLVTRSVLHPKYHKTVKRFKKYLIHDEKNELNVGDSVIAIECRPLSKTKSFRLKTILATGVK from the coding sequence ATGACACATAAAAGAGAGATTCAAGGTGTAGTAGTAAAAAGATCAGGTGACAAAACAGCTTCTGTTTTAGTTACAAGATCAGTTTTACACCCAAAGTATCATAAAACTGTAAAAAGATTTAAAAAATATTTAATTCATGATGAAAAAAATGAGTTAAATGTTGGTGATAGTGTTATCGCTATTGAGTGTAGACCACTATCTAAAACTAAATCTTTTAGATTAAAAACTATCCTTGCTACAGGAGTTAAATAA
- the rplN gene encoding 50S ribosomal protein L14 — MIQSFTRLNVADNTGAKEIMCIKVLGGSKRRYATVGDVIVASVKKALPTGKIKKGQVVKAVIVRTHKEVQRENGSLIRFDDNAAVILDAKREPVGTRIFGPVAREVRYSGFMKIVSLAPEVL, encoded by the coding sequence ATGATTCAAAGTTTTACAAGATTAAATGTAGCAGATAACACAGGTGCTAAAGAGATTATGTGTATCAAAGTTTTAGGTGGTTCTAAAAGAAGATATGCAACTGTTGGTGATGTTATTGTTGCTAGCGTTAAAAAAGCTCTTCCAACTGGAAAAATTAAAAAAGGTCAAGTTGTTAAAGCAGTAATTGTAAGAACTCATAAAGAGGTTCAAAGAGAGAATGGTTCATTAATTAGATTTGATGACAATGCAGCTGTTATTTTAGATGCTAAAAGAGAGCCTGTTGGAACAAGAATTTTTGGACCAGTAGCAAGAGAGGTTAGATATTCAGGATTTATGAAAATCGTTTCACTTGCACCGGAGGTATTATAA
- the rplX gene encoding 50S ribosomal protein L24, with translation MAIKLKIKKGDTVKIIAGDDKGKTGEVLQVLPKKNQVIVKDCKVAKKTVKPDQEKNPDGGFINKEMPIDISNVAKVEG, from the coding sequence ATGGCTATTAAATTAAAAATTAAAAAAGGTGATACAGTTAAAATCATTGCTGGTGATGATAAAGGTAAAACTGGTGAAGTTTTACAAGTATTACCAAAGAAAAATCAAGTAATCGTAAAAGATTGCAAAGTTGCTAAAAAAACAGTAAAACCAGACCAAGAAAAAAATCCAGATGGTGGATTTATAAACAAAGAGATGCCAATTGATATATCAAATGTGGCAAAAGTGGAAGGGTAA
- the rplE gene encoding 50S ribosomal protein L5: protein MASRLLEKYKAEIKPVLEAEFSKNKTLTAKVEKVVISVGAGEAMKDTKLIQNMQDTISLIAGQRAVKVIAKKSVAGFKVREGMPVGIKVTLRGEQMYNFLDKLCTIALPRVKDFRGVNKNGFDGRGNFNFGLDEQLMFPEVVYDNIIKTHGMNISIATTASNDAEAFRLLELIGIPFTKGRA, encoded by the coding sequence ATGGCATCAAGATTATTAGAAAAATATAAAGCTGAGATTAAACCAGTTCTTGAAGCAGAGTTCTCAAAAAACAAAACTTTAACAGCAAAAGTAGAGAAAGTTGTTATCTCTGTTGGTGCTGGTGAAGCTATGAAAGATACTAAGCTAATCCAAAATATGCAAGATACAATCTCTTTAATCGCTGGTCAAAGAGCAGTTAAAGTTATTGCGAAAAAATCTGTTGCTGGATTTAAAGTAAGAGAAGGAATGCCTGTTGGTATTAAAGTAACTTTAAGAGGTGAGCAAATGTATAACTTCTTAGATAAACTTTGCACTATTGCACTACCAAGAGTAAAAGACTTCAGAGGTGTAAATAAAAATGGATTTGATGGAAGAGGAAACTTTAACTTTGGACTTGATGAACAATTGATGTTCCCAGAAGTAGTTTATGATAACATCATTAAAACACATGGAATGAATATCTCTATAGCTACAACTGCATCAAATGATGCAGAAGCATTTAGATTATTAGAGTTAATTGGAATTCCATTTACAAAAGGAAGAGCGTAA
- a CDS encoding type Z 30S ribosomal protein S14, with amino-acid sequence MAKKSMIAKQQRTPKFAVRAYTRCSVCGRPHSVYKDFGLCRVCLRKMANEGLLPGVRKASW; translated from the coding sequence ATGGCAAAGAAATCTATGATCGCTAAACAACAAAGAACACCTAAGTTTGCAGTACGTGCATACACTAGATGTTCTGTTTGTGGAAGACCTCACTCAGTATATAAAGATTTTGGTCTATGTAGAGTTTGTTTAAGAAAAATGGCTAACGAAGGTTTATTACCTGGTGTTAGAAAAGCTAGTTGGTAG
- the rpsH gene encoding 30S ribosomal protein S8 codes for MMNDLIADALTRIRNAAMRRLEVATLLHSNTVVGVMNVLLQKEYIAGFKVIDGQNNKKTIQVELKYDDKEKSAINEIVRVSKPGRRVYKPASEIKNFKNGYGTIILSTNKGIIANDEAYASKVGGEVLCTVW; via the coding sequence ATGATGAATGATTTAATCGCAGATGCTTTAACTAGAATTAGAAATGCTGCAATGAGAAGATTAGAAGTTGCAACATTATTGCACTCAAACACAGTTGTTGGAGTAATGAATGTACTTTTACAAAAAGAGTATATTGCTGGATTCAAAGTTATTGATGGACAAAATAATAAAAAGACAATTCAAGTTGAATTGAAATATGATGATAAAGAGAAATCAGCAATTAATGAGATTGTAAGAGTTTCAAAACCAGGAAGAAGAGTTTATAAACCAGCTTCTGAAATTAAAAACTTTAAAAACGGTTACGGTACTATTATCCTTTCAACAAATAAGGGTATCATTGCTAATGATGAAGCATATGCTTCAAAAGTTGGTGGTGAAGTACTTTGTACTGTATGGTAG
- the rplF gene encoding 50S ribosomal protein L6: MSRIGKKPITIPAGIEVTVNGTVINVKKGNNVSTVETHGRVGIEVADGQVVLTKNGDTKESAAFWGTYRALTANAVNGLHEGFTKTLEINGVGYKAAVKGNVLELILGYSHPINFEIQKGLDISVEKNIITVKGADKQQVGQAAAIIRGYRKPEPYKGKGVKYTDEKIIRKAGKTAKK, from the coding sequence ATGTCTAGAATTGGAAAAAAACCTATCACAATTCCTGCTGGAATTGAAGTAACAGTAAATGGAACAGTAATTAATGTTAAAAAAGGAAACAATGTTTCTACAGTAGAGACTCATGGAAGAGTTGGAATAGAAGTGGCAGATGGTCAAGTTGTATTAACAAAAAATGGAGATACAAAAGAATCTGCAGCTTTCTGGGGAACTTATAGAGCATTAACTGCAAATGCAGTAAATGGACTACATGAAGGTTTCACAAAAACTTTAGAGATCAATGGAGTTGGATATAAAGCAGCTGTAAAAGGTAATGTTTTAGAGTTAATTTTAGGTTATTCTCATCCAATTAATTTTGAAATCCAAAAAGGTTTAGATATTTCTGTTGAGAAAAACATTATTACAGTTAAAGGTGCAGATAAACAACAAGTTGGACAAGCTGCTGCAATTATTAGAGGCTATAGAAAACCAGAACCATATAAAGGTAAAGGTGTTAAATATACTGATGAGAAAATCATTAGAAAAGCCGGAAAAACTGCTAAGAAGTAA
- the rplR gene encoding 50S ribosomal protein L18 has protein sequence MSRIKDLAKKVALRIKRKKRVRANIFGTAEKPRVSIFKSNKYISAQAINDVEGRTLAAISSQTMGLSGNKESAVKVAAEFASKLKAAGIETVVYDRNGYLYHGVVAAFADALRENGIKL, from the coding sequence ATGAGTAGAATAAAAGATTTAGCAAAAAAAGTTGCTTTAAGAATTAAAAGAAAAAAAAGAGTTAGAGCTAATATTTTTGGTACAGCTGAAAAACCAAGAGTATCTATTTTTAAATCAAACAAATACATTAGTGCACAAGCTATCAACGATGTTGAAGGTAGAACTTTAGCAGCAATTAGCTCACAAACTATGGGTTTAAGTGGAAATAAAGAGAGTGCTGTTAAAGTTGCAGCTGAGTTTGCTTCTAAGTTAAAAGCAGCTGGAATTGAAACAGTTGTTTATGATAGAAACGGGTATCTTTATCATGGTGTTGTTGCAGCATTTGCTGACGCATTAAGAGAAAATGGTATTAAATTATAA
- the rpsE gene encoding 30S ribosomal protein S5 has translation MAVNREDFQEAIVKIGRVTKVVKGGRRFRFTALVVVGDKNGTVGFGTGKAKEVPDAIKKALDDAFKSLVTVSIKGTTIAHDIEHKYNASKILLRPASEGTGLIAGGAARPVLELAGLKDIIAKSLGSNNPNNLVQATVEALARIKG, from the coding sequence ATGGCAGTAAATAGAGAAGATTTTCAAGAAGCGATCGTTAAAATCGGAAGAGTAACAAAAGTTGTAAAAGGTGGAAGAAGATTCAGATTTACAGCTTTAGTTGTTGTTGGAGATAAAAACGGTACAGTAGGTTTTGGAACAGGAAAAGCAAAAGAGGTTCCAGATGCTATTAAAAAAGCTTTAGATGATGCATTTAAAAGCTTAGTTACAGTTTCTATTAAAGGAACTACAATTGCACATGATATTGAACATAAATATAATGCAAGTAAAATTTTATTAAGACCAGCTTCAGAAGGAACTGGATTAATAGCTGGAGGAGCTGCAAGACCTGTTCTTGAGCTTGCTGGTTTAAAAGATATTATTGCAAAATCTTTAGGTTCAAACAATCCAAATAACCTTGTACAAGCTACAGTTGAAGCTCTTGCAAGAATAAAAGGATAA
- the rplO gene encoding 50S ribosomal protein L15, whose amino-acid sequence MILENLKPACGSTKDAKRKGRGQGSGNGKTAGKGNKGQKARSGYNAKRGFEGGQQPLIRRLPKVGFVSRVVKPYTINVEKVTAIAELPEITVETIRSVYKLSKTVVKVKLIGATAKNLSAKIKDENVTTTGK is encoded by the coding sequence ATGATATTAGAAAATTTAAAACCAGCTTGTGGAAGCACAAAAGATGCTAAAAGAAAAGGTAGAGGTCAAGGTAGCGGTAACGGTAAAACTGCTGGAAAAGGTAATAAAGGTCAAAAAGCTAGATCTGGATACAATGCAAAAAGAGGTTTCGAAGGTGGACAACAGCCACTTATAAGAAGACTTCCAAAAGTTGGATTTGTATCAAGAGTAGTTAAACCATATACAATTAATGTTGAAAAAGTAACTGCTATTGCTGAATTACCAGAAATCACAGTTGAAACAATTAGATCTGTATATAAATTATCAAAAACTGTTGTAAAAGTAAAACTTATTGGTGCAACAGCTAAAAATTTAAGTGCTAAGATTAAAGACGAAAACGTTACAACTACTGGAAAATAA
- the secY gene encoding preprotein translocase subunit SecY → MSKDLINKILITLGFIFLYRLLAYVPVPGVNIDVVKEFFDSNANNALGLVNMFSGNAVERLSIISLGIMPYITASIIMELLAATFPTLGKMKKERDGMQKYMQIIRYTTIVITLIQSIGVSIGLNSLTGQSGQGAISIDMNTFIAVSAISMLTGTMLLMWIGEQITQRGIGNGISLIIFAGIVSAIPSAIGGTIDLVNNGQMHFLTVIGILLVIFATVGAIIYVELGERRVPVSYSRKVIMQNQSKRVMNYIPIKVNLSGVIPAIFASAILMFPSTILQGSQNKYLVMIADYLNPSSYTFNLFMFLFVVFFAFFYASITFNAKDISENLKRQGGFIPGVRPGASTAEFLNTVAGRLTFWGAIYMGLISTIPWLIVKAMGVPFYFGGVSVLIVVQVAIDTMRKIEAQQYSNKYQTLSAVGL, encoded by the coding sequence ATGAGTAAAGATCTAATAAATAAGATTCTTATTACATTAGGCTTTATTTTTCTATACAGGCTACTGGCATATGTGCCAGTACCTGGAGTTAATATTGATGTAGTTAAAGAGTTTTTTGACTCAAATGCAAATAATGCATTAGGTCTTGTTAATATGTTTAGTGGAAATGCGGTTGAAAGACTAAGTATTATCTCACTAGGAATTATGCCTTACATTACAGCTTCTATTATTATGGAGCTTCTTGCTGCAACTTTCCCAACTTTAGGTAAAATGAAAAAAGAGAGAGATGGGATGCAAAAATATATGCAAATCATCAGATACACAACTATTGTTATTACTCTTATTCAATCTATTGGGGTTTCTATTGGTTTAAATTCACTTACTGGACAAAGTGGTCAAGGAGCAATTTCAATTGATATGAATACATTTATTGCAGTTTCGGCAATTTCAATGCTTACTGGAACAATGCTTTTAATGTGGATTGGAGAGCAAATTACTCAAAGAGGAATTGGAAATGGTATCTCTTTAATTATCTTTGCAGGTATTGTTTCAGCAATTCCTAGTGCTATTGGTGGAACTATTGATTTAGTAAATAATGGACAGATGCATTTTTTAACAGTTATTGGTATTTTACTTGTAATTTTTGCAACAGTTGGAGCTATTATTTATGTTGAGTTAGGTGAAAGAAGAGTTCCTGTTTCATACTCAAGAAAAGTAATTATGCAAAACCAAAGCAAAAGAGTTATGAACTATATTCCTATAAAAGTGAATTTAAGTGGAGTAATTCCAGCTATTTTTGCAAGTGCTATTTTGATGTTTCCTAGTACGATTTTACAAGGAAGTCAAAATAAATATCTAGTAATGATAGCAGATTATTTAAATCCTAGTTCATATACATTTAATCTATTTATGTTTTTATTTGTAGTTTTCTTTGCATTCTTTTATGCATCTATTACATTTAATGCAAAAGATATTAGTGAGAATTTAAAGAGACAAGGTGGATTTATTCCAGGAGTTAGACCAGGGGCTAGTACGGCTGAATTTTTAAATACAGTTGCAGGAAGATTGACTTTCTGGGGTGCTATTTATATGGGACTTATCTCAACTATTCCTTGGCTAATTGTAAAAGCTATGGGGGTTCCTTTTTATTTTGGAGGGGTTTCAGTTTTAATTGTTGTTCAAGTTGCAATTGATACTATGAGAAAAATAGAGGCTCAACAATACTCTAATAAATATCAAACCCTAAGTGCGGTTGGACTATAA
- the map gene encoding type I methionyl aminopeptidase translates to MSIALRKPEEIEKLYVANQVVAKTLKYLSENVKAGMTLKEVDAMGEKFINNLGARPSFKGLYGFPNAICTSLNEVIIHGIPSDVVLKEGDILGIDIGTEVDGWYGDSAITMPIGKISKKDEELIACSKDALYYAIDIIKDGMRFKELSKAIEDFITKRGYQPLVRFCGHGIGRKPHEEPEIPNYLEYGSTKSGPKIKNGMVFCIEPMICQKDREPIILKNGWDVVSADGLRGSHYEHTVAVVNGRAVILSRQED, encoded by the coding sequence ATGTCTATTGCACTTAGAAAACCCGAAGAGATTGAGAAACTTTATGTTGCAAATCAAGTAGTTGCAAAAACACTAAAATATCTAAGTGAAAACGTAAAAGCTGGAATGACTTTGAAAGAAGTTGATGCCATGGGTGAAAAATTTATAAATAACCTAGGAGCTAGACCATCTTTTAAAGGATTATATGGATTTCCAAATGCTATTTGTACTTCATTAAATGAGGTTATAATACATGGAATTCCTAGTGATGTAGTTTTAAAAGAGGGTGATATTTTAGGAATTGATATTGGAACTGAAGTTGATGGTTGGTATGGTGATAGTGCTATTACTATGCCAATTGGAAAGATTTCTAAAAAAGATGAAGAGCTTATAGCTTGTTCAAAAGATGCTTTGTACTATGCTATTGATATAATTAAAGATGGTATGAGATTTAAAGAGTTGTCAAAGGCTATTGAAGATTTTATTACTAAAAGAGGTTATCAACCATTAGTTAGATTTTGTGGACATGGAATTGGAAGAAAACCACATGAAGAGCCTGAAATTCCAAACTACTTAGAGTATGGAAGTACAAAATCTGGACCAAAAATTAAAAATGGAATGGTGTTTTGTATTGAACCCATGATTTGTCAAAAAGATAGGGAGCCTATTATTCTTAAAAATGGTTGGGATGTTGTCTCAGCTGATGGGTTAAGAGGTAGTCACTATGAGCATACAGTTGCTGTTGTTAATGGACGAGCAGTTATTTTAAGTAGACAAGAAGATTAA